GGTTTCTAATCGTTGAATTTTCTCATTGACCCTGGCATTACATGAGTTGTCATAGGAGTTGTCGTAGTTATTGTTGGGCACACAATTGGTGGCATGTATAGAATATTTGTCGTTCTGTCCTATCTCTGTGCTTAAGATAAACAGCACACCTGTACCAAGCTAAGTGTATCAGAAGAAGTAACTTCAATACTACCGATGCAAAGGGCAAATACTTTGATTTATTTCATAACAGAGTTACAGCATGGAAAATTAAAGAGCTACAGAACAGAAGTAGagagcttttatttatttttatttttttctttcttgtcctCTTAAGGCATTGCTGGAAAAGAGTCATCTGATTTTAGTAAAATCAGTGAAGATTTTCATGGACCTAATTCATCCTCTCATCATGACCATATCCTCCACCACCCCCACCtaccccaccaccaccataaCCTGGGCCTGTGCCCGAGCCTCCACCAAacccaccacctcctccaacACCATTACCAAATCCGCCACCATTGCCACCATTACCACCATGCCCAACACCACTTCCAAAGCCACCACTGCCATCACCATAGCCTCCACCTTTACCGCCACCATTGCCTGTACCactcccaccaccaccaaaaccATAACCAGGCCCTGCCCCGTAACCATCAGCTGTCAGCCCTTGATAAGTTGCCTCTTCACCGTGCCAATTCTTTAACCCATTGTCCAAATCAAGTCTCTTGTCTCTGAGATTTATCAGAGACCTCCCTTCTCTGGTGGCTTGAACAGATACATAACTGAAAAGCCCCATAGCCAAGAAAATGAGACTCCATGAAACTACATTACTCCTTGCCATGACTTCTCCAGATTGCAACTTTACCTTCAAAAAGATAAGAGATATTAGGTCAGTATTATAACaaaacgagagagagagagagagagagagagagagagagagcactaCTCTGTTCTGTGACGTCTTTTAGTTTTCCTCTCAACCAGTTCTGAAGGGActttgaagagagagagagcactaTGTTCTGTGACGTCTTTTAGTTTTCCTCTCTaccagagagagagggagccTAGCTTAAAATCGTGGCACAAAAATGAGAGGCAGGGGTTCTGTAGCGGGGGTCCTTGGATTTATAAGGTTGTTCTTGTTTCATAGGGTATGGGTTTCTAAGAGGTGCGCAGCAGATTGGCGGGGAAGGTAGCTTGCAAGGTTGGTGTGATTACATGACTTGTGCCAGTGAGTCTGGTGTTGAGGGCGATTTGCATGACCACAAGGGTGCAAAGTTGCTGCATCACCTTCGCTTGCACATTTATTGGGCTTAGTTTGCAATGGGCTCTTAGCCATTCAATTTCTTTCCTAGAGTTCCCAAAACCAACGGAACAAAGGCTTGGGATTTCATGTTCAATAACCAGGAAAGAAGGGGTAGAAGGCTAAGGACAGATAGAGAAAATGGGCCGGAGATTAAGATATGATAAAATTAGATACTGTTGTTAAAATAATAACTTGgcaataaataataaacaatgAGATTCAATTAGTTTCtttctagaaaaaaaaaagggaaaagttTAGGTATGCTGCTTGAATTTTTGCTCATATTTAACaatgaatttttaatattttctattatttgGAATTTAGCGGAGTTTGATGGTGTTGAGTGCAGAAATAGacaatagagagagaaagaaagaatagaTTAGCAGAGTAGATTAAAAGGAATCCAATCTGAATAATGTAGAACACCGTGGGAAACATAATTCACGGAGGAGGATTGCTGAATTTTTCTGACAAAAAATAGGATATGAGTGATGGCCGACAGTTCTGACTCTGAGGGTCGTATTGCGTTGAAAGTGAGGTATTAAATTCCTAAACCCCGTTAAAATGCAAACTGACCAACCCTCTATTTCATGGGCCCTACCGGTTGGGAAACTTTAGTTAGATGTCAAATCCAAGTCAGCTTGTAAAAAACTACAAAAACCACCTCAAGCTGACTTGGCCTCCACATTAAATTTGACATCTCCTTAATAGTTTGGGTTTCTAATACGGGCTCGTAAATTATAGGATAGCACTGTATCATCATATCAGTTGATgatattttcattcaaaatacgctatgttcaatttttttataaataaatttgatttttttaccAGCtgtatttaaaattcattatttacatttagaataaatttttagaaagacaaaaaaccaaagacGCAATAACCACCTCCCTCCCActccaacccaacccaacttcCCCACTTCCACTGCTTGCCGccccctccctctctctcactctctccaTAAAAATCTGCAAGATCTCTTAAATCatgggagcagaaaacaaaaccaatatcATATATTCTAAGTATGCCAGGAGTATCCATCACTAAACCTAGTTcgaaaaaaattctgaatctTCAACttgggttttcattttcaagcatagctcaagaaaaaaaaaaaaaaaaaaaaaactgtaaacTGGGTTGGTGTTTTTTGTCTTAATATGTATTAGAAAGTGAGcgatggaggaggaggagaaggagaatCTTAATCCCTTTGGTAATATTGTGgagaaaaatcaaaccaaaaaaaaaaggcgtTATGATGCTCTCTACACGTCGGTCCAATGAAATAGAGATATGGTTGTTGTTTATGGAATAGAGAGATGGACGGAGGAAGAAAATGATAGGGAGGGCGGGTCAGTCAAGGGAGCCAGGGTTGGGGTGGGTGGTGGTTCTTCTGTCTTTTGGATATTCTTATTTtcccaattttattttaaagataaaaacatatttaacGTCCAGCTGTATAAAAaagatttaattatttaaaaataatagtaatacGTGGCatattttgaatgaaaaaatCACCAGCTGACGTGGTGGTACGGTACCATTGTATAATTTCTCGTTGGTGGACATAGTGCCCTAAATTATGACAAACAAAGATGTTagcttttaaaatattttttttaaaagctaaATAGACAAAATCAAATCACGGCCCCTGAATTATGATAATTaggccttttctttttgttttttttagtacaaataatagtctaaactatagaGGAAggaatttctcacacacacacaactgaTATTATGAGAGTTCGAATATGAATGCAAAGAAATGGACCCACGATCCTTATTAAAAGGTttaactttatatatatatatatatataatttaaattttgccTGGTTGGTTTGAAATCAAGTAAGAATGCCAATAAACGAGGTCATGGTCCCATTATTTTAGATGCCTTATAGCGACAACAAATATAAATGtatattcttttttacttttatataaatgatagtttaattattttaaattaatttaatatatgagAAGGAAAATTCGAATTTGAATACAAGGGAATGGACTCACGGTCCTTACTAAAAGGCTAACCCACATATGCTATAATTGCATATTCTAAAGATTAACACTAATTACATGTTTTATTCACTTGCCTTTCCCTCCCTTTACATCATTCGATGAGGATGGACATGGACACATGGTGTAATTCACCCACTTAGCTTCAACTGAAAAAGCATGTCtcaattaatatgaaaatcaaattgaatatCACAAATTTTTCACCACAGCTCAAACCAAAACACGAgcaaattcacaatcaaaaCGAATCTGAAATCaatccaaattataaacaaaaagaaacgaAAACCTAATCAGCAACTTAATTAATCGAACATGAAATCACCAAAAATCATACTACAATATAATCGAATAcctcaaaaaacaaatatgaattcacaagaaaaaatagaatacCTCAAAATCAAAGATCACATATCTCACCAAGCTCCAATCGAGTCTCATGCAGCACAATATCAATCCAAAAATTACCaaatcaaacaagaaaaaaaaaattgaagcaatAGAACTCCAATCTACACCTTACACCAAACATCAAGCTCAGAAGAATCCAAAAAGGAGATCTGGAACCACATCATACTGCCAAACAGGTTTCGGTTATGAGGTCACCAacttaaatttcaagaaattCCTATCCTAACTGGCGAGTTTTGGGCCGgtttcaaaaaattcaaaccaaaagGTCAAAATTgtaatctaacatagaaaataaatccaaaaatCGACAGCTGtcgatttttgggtttattttgggtgtgtttctataCATTAAATAATGTAGGGTATATTTATAGTTTCATGTCTAGGAATGAGTTTTCCACTAATTCTACAGGTTGGGAAACTTTAGTTAGATGTCAAATCCAATGTGCAGGGCAAGTCAGCTTGGAAAAAACTACAAAAACCACCTCAAGCTGACTTGGCCTCCACATTAAATTTGACATCTCCTTTACAGTTTGGGTTTCTGATACGGGCTCGTTGGTGGGCATAGTGCCCTAAATTATGACAAACAAAGATGTTagcttttaaaatatttttcaaaaagctaaatagacaaaataaaattatgggGCCTGAATTATGATAATTaggccttttctttttgctttttcagtACAAGtaatagtttaaattataaagaaagGGATTTCTCATACACATACACAACTGAtattatgaaaattcaaatatgaatGCAAAGGAATGAACCCACGATCCTTACTAAGAGGtttaactatatatatatatatatatataatttaaattttgccTGGTTGGTTTGAAATCAAGTAAGAATGCCAATCAACGAGGTCATGATCCCATCATTTTAGCTGCCTTATAGCGACAACAAATATAAATGtatattcttttttacttttatataaatgatagtttaattattctaaattaatttaatatataagaAGGAGGAGTCGAACTTGAATGCAAGGGAATGGACTCACGGTCCTTACTAAAAGGCTAACCCACATATACTATAATTGCATATTCTAAAGCTTAACACTAATTACATGTTTTATTCACTTGCCTTTCCCTCCCTTTACATCATTCGTTGAGGATGGACACATAGTGTAATTCACCCTCTCATTATTTGTCACATATGACACTGCACTTTATTatgattaatttaatatagTATGTATAAATTTAACCATAGTATTTTCCTTCTTGATATGAAGGATAATCATAAATAATATGTGTAGCACAGAGGATGtatattttgataaaaatgcaataaaattttattagatCAATAAGAATAAAGAGTGTAAAGGGAGCCAAATACAGATTTGAGGAGCTAATTATTGAAAAGAAGTTTAGATATACTGCTATAAATATTGATAGGTGTCCATTCTAATCGGAAAAGACAATTCAACATACATAAGATAAGCAATCAAACGAGAATTGACTTATTAAGACCcgtttcaaattatttttatcgTCTTTCTTTGGGAGGGAGAAAATGACATTCGAGCGACAAATTTCACAATTGttttatgcatgcatgtgGCTGCTGCTTTCGGCCAGTAAGCTTTTTCTATCAGTATATAATTTGAGATTATCATATTATTAACCTTGTAATTTTAGATTAATAGAATGCATGTAGACGGCTTTATTATATTGTTGAAGCCGGCACGGCAAACAATCGAACCGAAAACGAGGGGCCACAAAGTAAGATTCCATAAGCAATTTAGATTGGTGATTCTTCAAGAACTCAAAAACcattgcttgcttgcttgcatatagaaataaataaataaaaacattgtATGATCTCTTTCACACCCACGCACTCTCTGTTGCTTTCCCATCGCCAGTTTGCCAGCttaaaatcatgattttttaaACTGATAAAACAAAGTTCACATAGCTTTCacatgttttcttctttcttaaattttcatataatGGTAagtaaacttttctttttataagcgatagtctaaactgcAAATCAATGTCACTTTTTAATAGGCTAGACCCATTGGCGGTAAGTAAGTAAACTTAAAGATAAATAAAcctaaacaacaaaaagatgGGAGAttctagaagaagaagaagaagaagaaggcgaTTTCAATATTTTATGTGGGTAATCCAACCCTTAATTCATGTTTATCACTAATGAACTAACTACTTTAAAAAATGTGAAATGTTCTAAATGAAAACTCACCCACTgctaaaaacaaaagcaatagAAAGAATCAACCAGACACTCGATCAATTATTAGTGGTAGCTGGTAGGGTCTCTTCCAGCTAATGGACTCGATGAATTTTAGTGCTGGATATGAATACAGAATGTGCCTGTCCTTTTCTTCCACGATTTAATATCACAATAATAGCATTATCTAAAACTGATTCTTATGAATTACTATTAGGGCATAATGATGTTCTCACCTTGAGttgattgatatatatatatatatatagtccttTCTATTGAGGACCCTTTAGGTTACCCTATGCATTCTTTTTCCAACTAtccaaactatttattttttaagtatacATTTGTAGATCGtctttgcaaaaaattagacaaatatGAAACCGttttgacatccaattgtatcatacaaaatcaatgaacaatgtgcttcaagaaagtactaaaatttcaataacacaattgagtggtcaaacaATATcgaattcaaataaattttttttttttggtagagatgatctttgaatgatt
The window above is part of the Prunus dulcis chromosome 1, ALMONDv2, whole genome shotgun sequence genome. Proteins encoded here:
- the LOC117620746 gene encoding glycine-rich cell wall structural protein 2-like, which translates into the protein MARSNVVSWSLIFLAMGLFSYVSVQATREGRSLINLRDKRLDLDNGLKNWHGEEATYQGLTADGYGAGPGYGFGGGGSGTGNGGGKGGGYGDGSGGFGSGVGHGGNGGNGGGFGNGVGGGGGFGGGSGTGPGYGGGGVGGGGGGYGHDERMN